The following are encoded together in the Hoplias malabaricus isolate fHopMal1 chromosome 3, fHopMal1.hap1, whole genome shotgun sequence genome:
- the aanat1 gene encoding serotonin N-acetyltransferase — MSVVSALPFLLRPLHGSATSPVSPNRQRRHTLPAIEFRCLNAEDSISVFEIEREAFISVSGECPLHLDEVRHFLTLCPELSLGWFVEGRLVAFIIGSLWDQDRLTTDALTLHKPHGSTVHIHVLAVHRTFRQQGKGSILIWRYLQYLRCLPYVRRAVLMCEDFLVPFYRKSGFKVQGPCKITVGPLTFIEMQCPVRGHSFMRRNSGC; from the exons atgtccgTTGTGAGCGCGCTCCCGTTCCTCCTGAGGCCGCTGCACGGCTCCGCGACCTCACCCGTGTCCCCGAACCGCCAGCGCAGACACACGCTGCCCGCGATCGAGTTCCGCTGCCTCAACGCCGAGGACTCCATCAGCGTGTtcgagatagagagagagg CCTTCATCTCGGTGTCCGGCGAGTGTCCGCTGCATCTGGACGAGGTCCGGCACTTCCTCACTCTGTGTCCAGAGCTGTCTCTCGGCTGGTTCGTGGAGGGAAGACTGGTGGCCTTCATCATCGGGTCACTGTGGGACCAGGACCGCCTCACCACG GACGCCCTGACTCTGCACAAGCCTCACGGCAGCACGGTGCACATCCACGTCCTGGCGGTCCACCGCACGTTCCGACAGCAGGGGAAGGGCTCCATCCTGATTTGGCGATACCTGCAGTACCTCCGCTGCCTGCCGTACGTGCGCCGGGCCGTGCTCATGTGCGAGGACTTCCTCGTGCCTTTCTACCGCAAGTCCGGCTTCAAGGTCCAGGGCCCCTGCAAGATCACCGTGGGGCCCCTCACCTTCATCGAGATGCAGTGTCCCGTGAGAGGCCACTCCTTCATGCGTCGGAACAGTGGCTGCTGA